One Desulfobaccales bacterium genomic window, TTTCCCAACTCCGTATAAAACAATGTCGAAAAACATTCTGCCCGCAAATACAGCGTCACCGCATGCGGCTGTCGCCCGCGAATATGAAAATAAATCCGGCCGGGATTGTTCTTATCAATATGCCGCTCCCCTTCCAGGGCATACTGGTTGACCTTGGAGGCTGAGGCCGCGCCGATATATCGGCGCACAGAAGTATCGAGCACTTTAATAACACTGCAATTTTTCGAGTCCACGGTAACCATGGCCAGCACGATCTTGCCGCTGCTGTCAGGGGGAATTTCCGGATAGAATCCCAGCACCGGCTCGGCCACAATCCGGGCGGGCCCGCCCCAGGCCGGGCGGTTGCCGGTTCCCCCCCCGGGCTGGGGGCGAACCAGGCAAGAACCTGATGCCTCTGCAGTCTTTTCTTCGTGGTATTGGATACACAGGTATCCGGTGAAATCTTCGTATAAACAAGCTGGTTGGATCTGAGGCCTGTGCTCGTCCAGGAGAATGATTTCCCGCCCCTCGTTATCTATTGCCAACCCAGGGCCGACTACAATAACATCTTTGTCTTCCTTGTCCTTTTCCACTCGCACCGTCAAACCCTGGGCAATTCCCCCGGTCGAATACAGGGACTTGTTGAGCCAGCGCCGGACCCGGATATGGTATTCCTGTTCGAGTTTCAGGTCGGCCGCCTCCAGACGCTGGCCGTTGTAATAGTTGAGACGCTCCAGGGGCTTTTCGCTCATGATCATCCACTCCTTTTCAGGACCGTTATCTGGTGCGGACCGGAGGCCACCAGGGCATGCCGGCAGATTCCAATATTCCCACAACGGCCCGCGGGCTTATCTTCCCGCTGCAGGGTGACCTGGTCCACGTACAGTACCCCGGGCAGGCTGTTCAACAGGGCCATGACCTCAGAACGGTACACATCCCTACCCACCGGCCAGCCCGTGCCGTCGGCGCCGCCTTGCAGGGGATGGAAAAAGGCATCCAGGGCCGCCCGGGCCTTGCCAGCCATCTGAGCCTCAGTCACCCCCGGCTCAACCGTCAAACGGGCCTGGACCCGAACCGCGGTGTACCGGGGGGCAATGACATGAACCTCCGTGGTGACCAGGCGCCGGCGCTCCAGGTAGCAGGCTATGGCCCGGAGCATCTCCGGGCTGGGGGTGGGTTGGGCACCCGGCCCGTCCGGTACGACCACCACCGTTACTGCTCCCAGGGTGGGCAGGTACGGCAGCTCAGGGTCATAATCCACCAGGGCAAAGGCCCGGGCCACCGGCACTCCCGGGGTGGCCAGGGCTAGAGTCTCAAAATCGCCCAGGGTGATGGCTCGCTTGATGGAAGCCAGGGATTGCACCGCCCGGGCCTTGGTATCTGCTAAGGATTCGGCCTCGGCGCCGCCGAGGGCCGGAAAGGGTTGGCTGATTGATACCGTCTCTTTTATGGCCTCCCAGTTTGCGATGAGGGCCGAATTATCCAGACAATGCCTCAAGGCGCCGGCTGCCACGTTGCCGGCCAGGCCGCCGCCCACCTGGTAGGTTATGGTTATCTGGGCGTCGGCTGGGGGTACGCGGCCATGCCGGCCGTCTCCGAAGGTTATTTCGCCGGTTTCCGGGGACAGGACATAGATGCGATCATGGGGCCCCGCCCGGTCCCAATACAGGGCCTCGCGCCAAGTTCCGTCGCTTTTGCCGTTCAGGGTAACTTCTACTTGCGTGCTCCCCGGCACCACGGGTTTATGGAGCAACGGCACAACCTGGCCGGCGTTCCCCGTGCTCCGAAAAGGTTTGGGTTCGGCTACATCCACCGCCTGCCTGGCTTTCACGACGTTGAGGGCAATATGAGAAATCTGAGGCGGCGATTCGTAGGCCCCGCTTTTTAACCGGCACCTGATGAAAAAATAACGGTGGTCAAGAGCTTTGATAGTAGTGCCGCCCTTTTGCTGATCTTTAGAAGCGATAAAGCGCACCGGGCCGCTCAGGGTAAGCCCCCGGGTTTCATCAACCACGCCGGTTAAGGGCTCCCAGGGGTCGGAACCAGCATAATATTCCCAGACCGTGGCTGTGCTATAGTGCTGTTTCCAGTTCGGGATACGCTGGGTTGGGCCGGATTCCGTATCTTCCGAGGCCTCCACAATTGCCGCTTCCTGTTCGGCAATCAAGCGCTTGCGAGCCAGCCGGTCGGCCTCAGCCTGACCCACCCAGACATACAGGCTAATCTGTGGCGGTGCGTCACCTAATGGCTGGTTAAGTCCCAGGAGTGGCTGGTCAAATCCCAGGTACAA contains:
- a CDS encoding putative baseplate assembly protein; protein product: MPISLPRLDDRTFEQLVAEARALIPRYTPDWTDHNVHDPGITLLELFAWLVELDLYRLDRISGATYRNFLRLLGIEPRPLHAAEVRLTFSLKSPGTMLSLPKGLQAGDGASGLTFQTAQAINISPATLRSILAGPVGSLIDCFEANDHPGKRFFPFGPAPAVDNALYLGFDQPLLGLNQPLGDAPPQISLYVWVGQAEADRLARKRLIAEQEAAIVEASEDTESGPTQRIPNWKQHYSTATVWEYYAGSDPWEPLTGVVDETRGLTLSGPVRFIASKDQQKGGTTIKALDHRYFFIRCRLKSGAYESPPQISHIALNVVKARQAVDVAEPKPFRSTGNAGQVVPLLHKPVVPGSTQVEVTLNGKSDGTWREALYWDRAGPHDRIYVLSPETGEITFGDGRHGRVPPADAQITITYQVGGGLAGNVAAGALRHCLDNSALIANWEAIKETVSISQPFPALGGAEAESLADTKARAVQSLASIKRAITLGDFETLALATPGVPVARAFALVDYDPELPYLPTLGAVTVVVVPDGPGAQPTPSPEMLRAIACYLERRRLVTTEVHVIAPRYTAVRVQARLTVEPGVTEAQMAGKARAALDAFFHPLQGGADGTGWPVGRDVYRSEVMALLNSLPGVLYVDQVTLQREDKPAGRCGNIGICRHALVASGPHQITVLKRSG